GGCCACGGATGTTTACCTTATCGCGTAATTCACTTTCCTGGGTTTTATTCATCCCAGTAAACTCTACTCTTGAGAATCTTGGGCGCTCGGTTAAATCCAACAACAAATAGATGTCATCGCCCTCTACTTTTGTCACAAGGATCTTTACGTCTCCAATAATTCCTTGGCCCCAAAGTTTTTTCAACGCATTGGAAATGGATTCACCAGGAACTTCAATGGTGTCGTCAACTTTCAAACCAGATAGCGATATGATCGCAATTTCATCCAGTGTAGTCAAGCCGACCGCTTTAATCTCTGCGATTCTATAAGACTGGGGTTTTTGATAATTCAACTCCAGGATATTGACAGGTTTTGAAGACGCATAGCGGCTTTGGCCCAATCGAATTTGCGCCATAGCTGAACTTGTCCAAACCAGACAAAACAGAATCAGTAAACTTCTTTTCATCAATTAATTAAGATTTAACTTGCTCACCTGTTTTACCAAATCGTCTTTCCCTTTTTTGGTAATCGAGGATCGCAGCGATCAGATGCTTTTCTCTAAAATCTGGCCATAACACTGGAGTAAAATGTAACTCTGTGTATGCCAGTTGCCACAACAGAAAATTGCTTAATCTAAACTCTCCCGAAGTTCTGATCATTAATTCAGGATCAGGTATTCCGGCAGTTTCCAGATTGTCGGCAAACACTTCCTGAGAAATGTCCTCGACTTTTAATTTCCCGTCAGAGACTTTTTGAGCAATGCGTTTGGCTGCTTGGGTGAGTTCCCATTGTCCGCTGTAGCTAAGTGCTAAAACGAGCTTGAGACCGGTATTCTGAGAGGTTTTTTCTTTCGCCTCGATTAGTTGATTATATGCTGATTTAGGAAGACTATTAATGTCTCCAATACTTTCCATAACGATATTATTTTTCATCATCATTGGAACTTCATTGGCTATCGTTTTAACCAATAATGCCATTAGTCCCTCCACTTCATCTTTGGGACGAGACCAGTTTTCTGTGGAAAATGAAAATAGAGTTAAGTACTTTACTCCCAAATTATTGGCTCCTTCTATTGCATCTCTTACAGCTTTGATAGCATGGTGGTGCCCGAAGATTCTCATGGCCCCCTTTTTCTTAGCCCAACGGCCATTGCCATCCATGATTATTGCAATATGTCGGGGGATTCTGTTTCGGTCTAATTCTTCCTTCATTCCAGTTTTTTCCGAATACCTTAATTTTTGGAGGTACAAAAATGCTATTTCTTTTCCAATAATTTACCCTAAGGGTCAATTAATTAATAAGCATAGCACTTGGTACTGGCGAAAGTATAGCTGATTGTAAGCCCTAAGAAATAGTACCAATCTTTATTATAGGGGTTTCCAAAATTAATCCCGAATGGAACATCAGGATTTGTTGGGTCAGGAAATCTGGCGATTTCCGGGTCTGAACTATCTATTTTATCCAAGTAGTCTGTAAAAGTAGGTCTAAAGCCTAATTCCCCAGCCAACGTCCATCTGTCGTTAATTCTATATTTCACACCACCTCCAAATGGGATTACGATGGTTCCAACATTATACCGCTCGGAAACATTACCAGCAAAAGTATTTCCTTTCGCAAAGGCATGCGCATAGCCAATTCCAAAGAAAGCATAGGGAGAGAACCGGAACTCTGAATTATTTCTAAGAAAATCCAAGAAATTGAATTCCATTACTGCAGATGCCTCGACAATTCCTGCTCTGAATCTGCTATCCCTAAATAAAGCCATCTGGTCTATGGGCTTTATACTGTCTGCAGCATTTAGTCGGGCTACATTGAGTCCCACTCTAAGCGTCCAAACATTGTCAAAATTTCTCTTGCCAAACAACGTTCCTTGAAGGCCAATTTGGCCAGGATCAATTTTCCGAATAATATCACCAGAGTAGGCTGCTACCCCTAATCCACCACCAATTTCATATTTCTGTGCGTAGGAATTCAGGCTTAAGCCAGTAAAAACCAACAAGAAAATTAGTAAGCGACTGAAAATCTGAAAATTGACCTTTTTCAAGACGATGCAAGTTATGAAGTAGCTAACGTATAAAAAACGCCTGCTAGTATTTAACGGGTTAATAATTGTTAAGCTTATTTTCTTCGAATTTACCAATCTTTTGGGAATTCTAATTTCTCATGTCAAATCCCCAGTTTAGTTTTTGTCTTAGGGTATCGAAGAAATGATAATGAGGTAATTTTATCAATTTCGCTTGAAAGCTTTCTTTTTTGACACTCAATTTGACTTCTGAAGAGATAGAAGTGGACCTAGAGTCCAAAGATATCAGAAACTTTTCGGCTCTGCCTTCAATTTCCAAGCTAATTTCACTGTCATCTGAAACGATGATCGGCCTTACATTTAAGTTGTGAGGGCTTACTGGGGTAATTACTAAATTTTTTGCTTCAGGAGAAATCAAAGGTCCACCGCAACTTAATG
This genomic stretch from Algoriphagus halophilus harbors:
- a CDS encoding isoprenyl transferase, which codes for MYLQKLRYSEKTGMKEELDRNRIPRHIAIIMDGNGRWAKKKGAMRIFGHHHAIKAVRDAIEGANNLGVKYLTLFSFSTENWSRPKDEVEGLMALLVKTIANEVPMMMKNNIVMESIGDINSLPKSAYNQLIEAKEKTSQNTGLKLVLALSYSGQWELTQAAKRIAQKVSDGKLKVEDISQEVFADNLETAGIPDPELMIRTSGEFRLSNFLLWQLAYTELHFTPVLWPDFREKHLIAAILDYQKRERRFGKTGEQVKS
- the porG gene encoding type IX secretion system protein PorG, whose translation is MKKVNFQIFSRLLIFLLVFTGLSLNSYAQKYEIGGGLGVAAYSGDIIRKIDPGQIGLQGTLFGKRNFDNVWTLRVGLNVARLNAADSIKPIDQMALFRDSRFRAGIVEASAVMEFNFLDFLRNNSEFRFSPYAFFGIGYAHAFAKGNTFAGNVSERYNVGTIVIPFGGGVKYRINDRWTLAGELGFRPTFTDYLDKIDSSDPEIARFPDPTNPDVPFGINFGNPYNKDWYYFLGLTISYTFASTKCYAY